A genomic window from Prochlorococcus sp. RS04 includes:
- the priA gene encoding replication restart helicase PriA → MKPASNQLLNISYKLEILLDIGSSNESFYYLDGNNLGAEVGDIVSVRLRGRLLNGLVISKKDFSTINNDESNTIGGKSIRYLFVESILQKKIIDESWRELIDSLASFYMVSNLKMFKTAFPPGWIGKYKNFSKGLKDQIWIETKKEFETKKNGLTKKEFFLMDTLSKKGNWQSELIKSGFNYTLINSMVSKNYLAKSKRKKNINSKLNSFVKDHIATKKPNLTNEQKIAFQKFQTMKPGDALLLWGETGSGKTEVYMRIAEDQFLKKKSCLILAPEIGLIPQLIDRFSRRFNNVVYEYHSNCSPDHRTLVWKKIINANEPLIVIGTRSAVFLPIRNLGLIIMDEEHDVSYKQDSPMPCYDAREIAIEIVKRNSAKLIFGSATPSMKTWKKCIFERNFKLVRMIQRISSNETPEIKIIDMRDEFKKGNMKIFSNELLQLLPQLRLKKEQAIILIPRRGHSGFLSCRNCGYLINCPNCDVPLSVHLGSQGKKWLRCHWCDHKSRLINRCPDCHSTAFKPFGIGTQRVIEFLNEEFPDLRVLRFDRDTTSGKDGHRDILSKFSKGDADILVGTQMLAKGIDIPNITLSVVIAADGLLHRPDISAEEKSLQLFLQVAGRAGRAQKKGKVIFQTYKPNHPVISYLQKRDYERFLIENSRLKKDANLFPFCTICLLKLSGENYELTESIAIKLAKYLLSFCEKKNWKLIGPAPSLIAKVGKKFRWQILIHGPEGTKIPLPDRSILWKLIPKNVFLTIDVNPAEL, encoded by the coding sequence TTGAAGCCGGCAAGTAATCAGTTATTAAATATCTCCTATAAATTGGAAATTTTGCTTGATATAGGTAGTAGTAATGAAAGCTTTTACTATTTAGATGGAAATAATCTTGGGGCAGAAGTTGGAGATATTGTAAGTGTGAGACTAAGGGGGAGATTATTGAATGGGTTGGTGATCTCCAAAAAAGACTTTTCGACAATCAATAATGATGAATCAAATACTATTGGAGGAAAAAGCATAAGATATTTGTTTGTTGAAAGTATTTTGCAGAAAAAAATAATTGATGAATCTTGGAGAGAATTGATAGACTCCCTAGCCTCTTTTTATATGGTTAGTAATTTAAAAATGTTTAAAACTGCATTTCCTCCTGGCTGGATTGGTAAATATAAAAATTTCTCTAAAGGTTTAAAAGATCAAATATGGATTGAAACTAAAAAAGAATTTGAAACTAAGAAGAATGGATTAACCAAAAAAGAATTTTTTTTAATGGATACTTTATCTAAAAAAGGTAATTGGCAAAGTGAATTAATAAAGTCTGGTTTTAATTACACACTAATCAACTCAATGGTCAGTAAAAATTATCTTGCTAAATCTAAAAGAAAAAAAAATATAAATAGTAAATTAAATTCCTTTGTAAAAGATCATATCGCAACGAAAAAACCAAATCTTACAAATGAGCAAAAAATTGCATTTCAAAAATTTCAAACAATGAAACCAGGAGATGCATTACTTCTTTGGGGCGAAACAGGTTCAGGTAAAACAGAAGTATATATGAGAATTGCTGAAGATCAATTTCTTAAGAAAAAAAGTTGTTTGATACTAGCCCCAGAAATTGGATTAATTCCTCAACTTATTGATAGGTTTAGTAGGCGATTTAATAATGTCGTTTACGAATATCATAGTAATTGTTCTCCCGATCATAGAACTTTAGTTTGGAAGAAAATTATTAATGCTAATGAACCTTTGATAGTAATAGGTACAAGGTCGGCAGTTTTTCTTCCAATCAGAAATCTGGGATTAATAATAATGGATGAAGAACATGATGTTTCTTATAAGCAAGATAGTCCTATGCCTTGCTATGACGCGAGAGAGATTGCTATTGAAATAGTAAAAAGGAATTCTGCAAAGTTAATTTTTGGGAGTGCAACCCCATCAATGAAGACTTGGAAAAAGTGTATTTTTGAAAGGAATTTTAAATTGGTAAGAATGATTCAAAGGATATCCAGTAATGAGACTCCTGAAATAAAAATTATTGATATGCGGGATGAGTTCAAGAAGGGAAATATGAAAATTTTTTCCAATGAATTATTACAATTGCTTCCTCAACTACGCTTAAAAAAAGAGCAAGCAATAATTTTGATCCCTAGGAGGGGGCATAGTGGATTTTTAAGTTGTAGAAATTGCGGATATTTAATAAATTGCCCCAACTGTGACGTTCCTTTATCAGTTCATCTCGGATCACAAGGAAAAAAATGGTTAAGATGTCATTGGTGTGATCATAAATCAAGATTGATCAATCGTTGCCCAGATTGTCATTCAACTGCTTTCAAACCTTTTGGAATTGGTACGCAAAGGGTAATAGAGTTTTTAAATGAAGAATTTCCTGACTTAAGAGTTCTTCGCTTTGATAGAGATACAACTTCAGGAAAGGATGGTCATAGAGATATTCTTTCAAAGTTTTCTAAAGGTGATGCTGATATTCTTGTCGGTACTCAGATGTTGGCAAAAGGTATTGACATTCCCAATATTACTCTTTCAGTAGTTATTGCCGCAGATGGGTTGCTTCATCGCCCAGATATTTCAGCAGAAGAAAAATCATTACAATTATTTTTGCAAGTAGCAGGAAGGGCCGGCAGGGCACAAAAAAAAGGGAAAGTAATTTTTCAAACATATAAACCTAACCACCCTGTGATTTCTTATCTTCAAAAAAGAGATTATGAAAGATTCTTAATTGAAAACTCGAGATTGAAAAAGGATGCTAATTTATTTCCATTTTGCACAATTTGCCTACTTAAATTATCAGGTGAAAATTATGAATTAACTGAGTCAATTGCAATAAAATTAGCAAAATATCTACTCAGTTTTTGTGAGAAAAAGAACTGGAAATTAATAGGTCCTGCCCCTAGTTTAATAGCTAAAGTCGGTAAAAAGTTTAGATGGCAGATATTAATACATGGCCCTGAAGGAACAAAGATACCTTTACCTGATAGATCAATATTATGGAAACTTATTCCAAAAAATGTTTTTTTAACAATAGATGTTAATCCAGCAGAGTTGTAA
- the rpoD gene encoding RNA polymerase sigma factor RpoD, translated as MCPVAAESKNSKPSSKKKINKKINTNLETVVEEDSNKNNQTLQTSAESNESNIENNNNEFSDSEEDKGLGNIKLGPKGIYTEDSIRVYLQEIGRIRLLRPDEEIELARKIADLLQLEELATQYESEKGHFPSVREWAELIDMPLPKFRRRLLLGRRAKEKMVQSNLRLVVSIAKKYMNRGLSFQDLIQEGSLGLIRAAEKFDHEKGYKFSTYATWWIRQAITRAIADQSRTIRLPVHLYETISRIKKTTKVLSQEFGRKPSEEEIAESMEMTIEKLRFIAKSAQLPISLETPIGKEEDSRLGDFIEADIENPEQDVSKTLLREDLEGVLATLSPRERDVLRLRYGIDDGRMKTLEEIGQIFDVTRERIRQIEAKALRKLRHPNRNGVLKEYIK; from the coding sequence ATGTGTCCAGTCGCAGCAGAATCAAAGAATTCCAAGCCTAGTTCAAAAAAAAAGATCAATAAAAAAATTAATACAAATTTAGAAACAGTAGTTGAAGAAGATAGTAATAAAAATAATCAAACTTTACAGACATCTGCTGAGTCAAACGAAAGCAATATTGAAAATAACAATAATGAATTTAGTGATTCTGAAGAAGATAAAGGGCTCGGGAATATAAAACTTGGGCCAAAAGGTATCTACACTGAAGATTCAATAAGAGTTTATCTCCAAGAAATTGGAAGAATTAGACTTTTAAGACCAGATGAAGAAATTGAGCTTGCAAGAAAAATTGCTGACTTACTCCAATTAGAAGAGCTAGCAACTCAATATGAGTCAGAAAAAGGACATTTCCCATCTGTAAGAGAATGGGCCGAGTTAATAGATATGCCTCTTCCCAAATTTAGAAGAAGACTTCTCTTAGGGCGGAGAGCTAAAGAAAAAATGGTTCAATCAAATTTAAGATTAGTTGTTTCCATTGCTAAAAAATATATGAATAGAGGTTTATCATTTCAAGATTTAATCCAAGAAGGAAGTTTGGGGCTAATTAGGGCAGCGGAAAAATTCGACCATGAAAAAGGTTATAAGTTCTCTACATATGCAACTTGGTGGATTCGCCAAGCCATTACAAGAGCAATTGCGGATCAAAGTAGAACTATTAGATTGCCAGTTCACTTATACGAGACAATATCCAGAATTAAAAAAACCACAAAAGTTCTTAGCCAAGAATTTGGCAGGAAACCTAGTGAAGAAGAAATCGCTGAGAGTATGGAAATGACAATCGAAAAATTAAGATTTATAGCTAAAAGTGCGCAACTTCCTATATCTTTAGAAACTCCAATAGGGAAAGAAGAAGACTCAAGACTAGGAGACTTTATAGAGGCTGATATAGAAAATCCAGAGCAAGATGTTTCTAAAACCTTACTAAGAGAAGATTTGGAAGGAGTATTAGCCACTCTTAGTCCAAGAGAAAGAGATGTTCTCAGATTGAGATATGGAATTGATGATGGAAGAATGAAAACTCTTGAAGAAATTGGCCAGATTTTTGATGTGACGAGAGAAAGAATAAGACAAATAGAGGCAAAAGCTCTAAGAAAACTTAGACATCCAAATCGAAATGGGGTTTTAAAAGAATATATAAAATAA
- the hemC gene encoding hydroxymethylbilane synthase, with the protein MTNYKLKIASRRSKLAMVQTLWVKDQLERNIPNLEVSIEAMATQGDKILDVALAKIGDKGLFTKELEAQMLVGHADIAVHSLKDLPTNLPNGLTLGCITKREDPADALVVNKKNNCYKLENLPEGSIVGTSSLRRLAQLRNKYPQLVFKDIRGNVITRIEKLDAGEFDCIILAAAGLKRLGFESRIHQIIPSEVSLHAVGQGALGIECKSDDKKVLEIINILEDKPTSQRCLAERAFLRELEGGCQVPIGVNSKIQNEQLCLTGMVASLDGERLIKDQYIGNINDPEEVGKELAKKLKHQGAEEILSEIFEKFREK; encoded by the coding sequence ATGACTAATTACAAGCTAAAAATAGCTAGTAGAAGAAGTAAGCTAGCAATGGTTCAAACTTTATGGGTTAAAGATCAACTAGAAAGGAATATTCCCAATTTAGAGGTATCTATAGAAGCTATGGCAACTCAAGGTGACAAAATCCTTGATGTAGCCTTAGCAAAAATAGGCGACAAAGGCTTATTTACAAAAGAACTTGAAGCACAAATGCTCGTAGGACATGCAGATATAGCAGTACATTCTCTAAAAGATTTACCAACCAATTTACCTAATGGCCTTACATTAGGATGCATTACAAAAAGGGAGGATCCTGCAGATGCTTTAGTAGTAAACAAAAAAAATAACTGTTATAAATTAGAAAACTTACCTGAAGGTTCGATTGTTGGAACAAGCTCCCTAAGAAGACTTGCACAATTAAGAAATAAGTACCCACAACTTGTTTTTAAAGATATCAGGGGAAATGTTATTACAAGAATTGAAAAATTAGATGCAGGAGAATTTGATTGTATAATTCTTGCGGCCGCTGGTTTAAAGAGATTAGGCTTTGAATCAAGAATTCACCAGATTATCCCAAGTGAAGTTTCCCTTCATGCCGTTGGTCAAGGAGCACTAGGCATTGAATGTAAATCTGATGATAAAAAAGTTTTAGAAATTATAAATATCTTAGAAGATAAACCCACCAGTCAAAGATGTCTAGCAGAAAGGGCTTTTTTAAGAGAGCTTGAAGGTGGATGCCAAGTCCCAATAGGTGTGAATAGTAAAATTCAGAATGAACAACTTTGCCTTACTGGTATGGTTGCATCTCTTGATGGAGAAAGGCTTATTAAAGATCAATATATTGGCAATATTAATGATCCCGAAGAAGTAGGCAAAGAACTAGCAAAAAAATTAAAGCATCAAGGTGCCGAAGAAATACTAAGCGAAATATTTGAAAAATTTAGAGAAAAATAA
- a CDS encoding inorganic diphosphatase, translating to MANLNQPPSRVTPNLLHILNAFTDSSNTIINTIVELNSNTINKYELITETGHLKLDRVGYSSLAYPFAYGCIPRTWDEDGDPLDIEIVGVTEPLIPGSIVEARIIGLMKFDDGGEVDDKVIAVLADDKRMDHISSYEDLGDHWLKETKYYWEHYKDLKKPGTCTVNGFFGIEEAVKVIKDCEERYKKEIDPKLVN from the coding sequence ATGGCTAATCTAAATCAGCCCCCAAGCAGGGTTACCCCAAATTTATTGCACATACTAAATGCTTTCACAGATAGCTCAAATACAATAATAAACACTATTGTTGAATTGAACTCTAATACCATAAATAAATATGAATTAATTACAGAAACGGGCCATCTTAAACTTGATAGGGTAGGTTATTCATCACTTGCGTATCCTTTTGCTTATGGATGTATTCCAAGGACATGGGATGAAGATGGAGATCCGCTTGATATCGAAATTGTTGGTGTAACTGAGCCATTAATACCAGGATCTATTGTGGAAGCAAGGATTATTGGGTTGATGAAATTTGATGATGGTGGAGAGGTCGATGATAAGGTGATAGCGGTTCTCGCAGATGATAAAAGAATGGATCATATCTCAAGTTATGAAGACCTTGGAGATCATTGGTTAAAAGAAACAAAGTATTATTGGGAGCATTACAAAGATCTAAAAAAACCAGGAACATGTACTGTCAATGGTTTTTTTGGGATAGAAGAAGCTGTTAAAGTGATTAAAGATTGTGAAGAGAGATACAAAAAAGAAATTGATCCTAAATTAGTAAATTAA
- a CDS encoding carboxypeptidase M32 — translation MAETHWNNLGAYLKETQILGSIQNTLYWDQNTGMPKKGASWRSEQLTYIAKVLHERNSSEEFSNLIQAAKNELADIERNSDNQLFMKDKERNISLLLKEFNRERNLDPKLVESLAKAKSKGYESWQEAKEKSDFKIFLPFFEELVKLRIEEAKQISDQYSPWETLAQPFEPELTLKWLNKMFQPLKDTLPELIRGIDKSKKYLWDLSPESQHNLCSQLLDEFGRDKDLVVVGKSPHPFSITLGPNDYRITTRIVEGEPLSSFLATAHEWGHSIYEQGLPSQSHQWFAWPLGQATSMGIHESQSLFWENRIVKSKSFSKRFFNKFVSAGCSLNNYLELWKSINHLEAGLNRVEADELTYGLHILIRTELEIDLIERGLPAEDIPTEWNKRYDELLGIKPSNDSEGCLQDVHWSEGAFGYFPSYLLGHVTSAQISSQMERDIGLIDNLIENGEYQKIIFWLKNNIHKYGRSVNCMELVRDVTNEELSPNYFINHLRSKINDFC, via the coding sequence TTGGCTGAAACTCATTGGAATAATCTGGGTGCTTACCTTAAAGAAACACAAATATTAGGTTCAATCCAAAATACACTTTATTGGGATCAGAATACTGGAATGCCGAAGAAAGGGGCTTCTTGGAGGTCTGAACAACTTACTTATATTGCAAAAGTATTGCATGAAAGAAATTCTTCTGAGGAATTTTCTAATTTAATACAAGCTGCTAAAAATGAACTAGCAGATATTGAACGAAATTCCGATAATCAACTTTTCATGAAAGATAAAGAAAGAAATATTAGTCTTTTATTGAAGGAATTTAATAGAGAAAGAAATTTAGATCCTAAATTAGTTGAGTCTCTAGCAAAGGCAAAATCTAAAGGGTATGAAAGCTGGCAAGAAGCTAAGGAAAAATCAGATTTTAAAATTTTTCTTCCTTTCTTTGAAGAATTAGTTAAATTACGGATTGAAGAGGCAAAACAAATATCAGATCAATATTCACCATGGGAAACTTTAGCCCAACCCTTTGAGCCTGAATTAACTTTAAAGTGGCTGAATAAAATGTTTCAGCCTTTGAAAGATACTCTTCCAGAGTTGATTAGAGGGATCGATAAATCTAAGAAATATCTCTGGGATTTGAGTCCAGAATCTCAACATAATTTATGTTCTCAATTACTTGATGAGTTTGGGAGAGATAAAGATCTAGTTGTTGTTGGTAAATCTCCCCATCCTTTTTCGATTACATTAGGGCCTAATGATTACAGGATTACGACAAGAATTGTTGAAGGTGAACCATTATCAAGTTTTTTAGCAACTGCGCATGAGTGGGGGCACTCTATTTATGAGCAGGGTTTACCATCTCAAAGTCATCAATGGTTTGCTTGGCCTTTAGGTCAAGCAACCTCTATGGGTATTCATGAAAGTCAATCTTTATTTTGGGAAAATAGAATAGTTAAATCCAAATCTTTTTCAAAAAGATTTTTTAACAAATTTGTTTCGGCTGGATGTTCTCTTAATAATTATTTAGAATTATGGAAATCTATTAATCATTTGGAAGCAGGATTAAATAGGGTTGAAGCGGATGAATTGACTTATGGCTTACACATATTAATAAGAACCGAACTTGAAATAGATTTAATTGAAAGAGGGTTACCTGCTGAAGATATTCCAACAGAATGGAATAAAAGATATGATGAACTTCTAGGAATTAAACCATCTAATGATTCAGAAGGTTGTCTTCAAGATGTTCATTGGAGTGAAGGGGCTTTTGGATATTTCCCCTCATATTTGTTAGGACATGTTACGAGTGCGCAAATATCTTCTCAAATGGAAAGAGACATAGGTTTGATTGACAACTTAATTGAAAATGGTGAATATCAAAAGATCATCTTTTGGTTAAAAAATAATATACATAAATATGGCAGATCAGTTAATTGTATGGAGTTGGTAAGAGATGTAACTAATGAAGAACTATCTCCTAACTATTTTATTAATCATCTAAGGTCTAAAATAAATGATTTTTGCTGA